One Sporomusaceae bacterium FL31 DNA window includes the following coding sequences:
- the bclA1_2 gene encoding exosporium glycoprotein, protein MNKKVCDHWHYHHYKIDHIPYVPHNHHCCLPGFICSPCSTGSSGPVGPTGITGTTGATGGIGPTGPTGPTGATGATGVTGDPGITGTTGATGVTGDPGFTGATGATGITGDPGITGATGATGATGVTGDPGITGATGATGVTGDLGITGATGATGITGDPGITGATGATGLTGSTGATGATGATGVTGNPGITGATGASGATGATGATGITGDPGITGATGATGATGATGITGSTGATGATGATGVTGATGVTGATGATGATGATGATGATGATGATGATGDTGPTGPTGEVVLAFGSLRGANNETPGTTFTPVTFSIVGPLSDTITVSGTGNELVVGESGIYQITISINAEATTDPDPDQPYLNAIITVNGGPIFGDTTTFFKISNRSSSTFVVQASLTAGDAVGASISTDFPMILGYMNRSLTIVQLSN, encoded by the coding sequence ATGAATAAAAAAGTTTGTGATCATTGGCATTACCATCATTATAAGATAGATCATATTCCATATGTACCGCATAATCATCACTGCTGCCTCCCAGGTTTTATTTGTTCTCCCTGCTCAACAGGTTCGTCAGGACCAGTTGGGCCTACTGGTATAACTGGCACCACAGGGGCCACGGGAGGCATTGGCCCTACTGGTCCTACCGGACCGACTGGAGCTACCGGCGCTACAGGTGTTACTGGTGATCCAGGAATCACTGGAACTACCGGTGCCACTGGCGTTACTGGTGATCCGGGATTCACTGGTGCTACCGGTGCCACTGGTATTACTGGTGATCCGGGAATCACGGGTGCCACAGGAGCTACCGGTGCTACAGGCGTTACTGGTGATCCGGGAATCACTGGTGCTACCGGCGCCACAGGCGTTACTGGTGATCTGGGAATCACTGGTGCTACCGGTGCCACAGGTATTACTGGTGATCCGGGAATCACTGGTGCTACTGGTGCCACAGGTCTTACTGGTTCCACAGGTGCTACTGGTGCTACCGGTGCCACAGGTGTTACTGGTAATCCGGGAATCACTGGTGCTACCGGCGCTAGTGGAGCTACTGGAGCTACCGGTGCCACAGGCATTACTGGTGATCCGGGAATCACTGGTGCTACTGGTGCTACTGGTGCTACCGGTGCCACAGGCATTACTGGTTCCACAGGTGCCACTGGAGCTACCGGCGCTACAGGTGTTACTGGAGCCACAGGCGTTACTGGTGCTACTGGTGCCACAGGCGCTACTGGTGCTACTGGTGCCACAGGTGCTACTGGTGCCACAGGTGCTACTGGTGCCACAGGAGACACCGGGCCGACAGGTCCTACCGGAGAAGTCGTTTTGGCTTTTGGATCTTTAAGAGGAGCTAACAACGAAACACCTGGAACAACATTCACACCCGTCACATTTAGTATTGTTGGACCTTTATCAGATACGATTACAGTCAGTGGAACGGGCAATGAATTAGTGGTCGGAGAAAGTGGAATCTACCAAATAACGATATCGATTAACGCTGAAGCCACTACTGATCCAGATCCGGATCAACCATATCTAAATGCGATTATTACTGTCAATGGCGGACCGATTTTTGGCGATACCACTACTTTTTTCAAAATATCTAACAGAAGCAGTTCAACCTTTGTCGTTCAAGCCTCCTTAACAGCAGGAGATGCTGTAGGTGCAAGTATTAGTACGGATTTTCCGATGATTTTAGGTTATATGAATCGCTCTTTAACTATTGTTCAATTAAGTAATTAA
- the ywbI_4 gene encoding putative HTH-type transcriptional regulator YwbI, with amino-acid sequence MDIRHLEYFVEVARQKSFSKAAIANHVSQSAISKLIKDLEVELGTPLFNRTSKYVQLTDAGIIFLEQAQQIVLMFHNLTTDFENKIKMEKGKIFIGLPPITSSTIFAELLGEFKKKYPKIEINLSEYGSKKIALAIQDGNLDIGVMCIVPDKQLFDSLPFSKDPLCIIVSTQNPISQLPSVQLTSLANESFVLYSEDFSLHDEIINQCNHAGFSPHIIFETSQRELMTQIVAANLGVAFMPSEVCNGLDTKRIASVPLLQPQIIHNMSIVWKKDRYMSHAARLWLQFAENYLLTIESNK; translated from the coding sequence ATGGATATTCGGCATTTAGAATATTTTGTTGAAGTGGCTCGCCAAAAAAGTTTTAGTAAAGCTGCAATTGCGAACCATGTATCCCAATCAGCAATTAGTAAATTAATTAAAGATTTAGAAGTGGAACTCGGAACTCCTTTATTTAACCGGACCTCCAAGTATGTGCAATTAACCGATGCTGGCATCATTTTCTTAGAACAAGCACAGCAAATTGTGCTCATGTTTCATAATCTCACTACTGACTTTGAGAACAAAATTAAAATGGAAAAGGGGAAAATTTTCATAGGCTTACCGCCAATTACAAGTTCTACCATATTTGCTGAATTGCTAGGAGAATTTAAAAAGAAGTACCCCAAAATAGAAATTAATCTATCTGAATATGGATCAAAAAAAATAGCCCTTGCTATTCAAGACGGAAACTTGGATATTGGCGTCATGTGCATAGTACCAGATAAGCAGCTTTTTGACTCCTTACCTTTTTCTAAAGATCCTCTTTGCATTATTGTCTCCACTCAAAATCCTATCAGTCAGTTACCGTCAGTTCAGTTAACATCATTAGCTAACGAATCGTTTGTATTATACAGTGAAGATTTTAGCCTACATGATGAAATTATAAATCAGTGCAATCATGCCGGGTTTTCTCCTCATATTATTTTTGAAACCTCTCAGCGTGAGTTAATGACGCAAATTGTCGCCGCTAATTTAGGAGTTGCCTTCATGCCCAGTGAGGTGTGCAATGGATTAGATACCAAGCGCATTGCTTCTGTACCGTTACTGCAGCCTCAAATCATTCACAATATGTCTATCGTATGGAAAAAAGACCGATACATGTCCCATGCCGCTCGTTTATGGTTACAGTTTGCTGAAAACTATCTTCTAACTATTGAGTCTAACAAGTAA
- a CDS encoding glycerate dehydrogenase, whose product MKKNTVFLNSGKLNFDDKLNFSSLTELTTFTKYSESSNEEILERVNGQDIIITKEMPVGRDVISQFPASVKLICEAGTGYNNIDIVAAREKGIAVCNVPTYSTEAVAQMAITFILNLSSSLVQQQIMIQKKNFDNFTKYLQVPHFELQGKILGVIGGGAIGRHVAKLALALGMNILIYDLFPKPYGDPRVEFVSLEDLLKQSDFITLHCPLTANTKHLINKDSLKLVKPSAFIINTSRGPLIKENDLIEALQHKNIAGAALDVHDPEPPAASNPLFTMENVIMTPHIGWRRIESRQRLIELTADNIKAYIAGKEINAVN is encoded by the coding sequence ATGAAGAAAAATACAGTCTTTCTTAATTCTGGTAAACTAAATTTTGACGACAAGCTCAATTTTTCATCTCTTACTGAGCTCACCACTTTCACAAAATACTCCGAAAGCAGCAATGAGGAGATTTTAGAACGGGTTAATGGCCAAGACATTATTATTACTAAAGAAATGCCTGTAGGCAGGGATGTCATTTCTCAGTTTCCTGCCTCTGTAAAACTCATCTGCGAAGCCGGTACTGGCTATAATAATATTGATATCGTTGCGGCCCGAGAAAAAGGTATTGCTGTATGCAATGTGCCCACATACAGTACCGAAGCAGTCGCACAAATGGCGATTACTTTTATATTGAATTTAAGTTCATCATTAGTTCAGCAACAAATTATGATTCAAAAGAAAAATTTTGATAATTTTACGAAATATCTTCAAGTTCCACATTTTGAGCTGCAGGGCAAGATACTTGGAGTGATTGGTGGCGGTGCTATTGGGCGCCACGTAGCAAAATTAGCATTAGCTCTAGGAATGAACATTTTAATATATGATCTATTTCCAAAACCATATGGTGATCCAAGAGTAGAATTCGTTAGCTTGGAAGACTTGCTCAAGCAAAGTGATTTTATTACTCTCCACTGCCCACTTACCGCAAACACAAAACACCTTATCAACAAAGATAGTTTAAAATTGGTCAAGCCATCAGCATTTATTATCAATACTTCAAGGGGACCACTAATAAAAGAAAATGATCTAATTGAAGCCTTGCAACACAAAAACATTGCTGGTGCAGCTCTTGACGTTCACGATCCCGAGCCCCCAGCAGCGAGCAATCCCTTATTTACCATGGAAAATGTAATCATGACTCCACATATCGGTTGGAGACGTATTGAGTCGAGGCAAAGACTTATCGAGCTTACAGCTGATAATATTAAAGCTTATATTGCTGGAAAAGAAATTAATGCTGTAAATTGA